The following coding sequences lie in one Haematobia irritans isolate KBUSLIRL chromosome 3, ASM5000362v1, whole genome shotgun sequence genomic window:
- the Rok gene encoding rho associated coiled-coil containing protein kinase isoform X7, producing the protein MDINLYDMLPTRDHILRTHVLEQEMRNPYSICNVDCLLDTVTALVNDCDHESLKRLKNIEQYASKYKPLAQQICQLRMNVDDFDFIKIIGAGAFGEVQLVRHKSSRQVYAMKRLSKFEMMKRPDSAFFWEERHIMAHANSEWIVQLHFAFQDTKYLYMVMDYMPGGDIVSLMSIYEIPEKWAIFYTMEVVLALDTIHNMGFVHRDVKPDNMLLDRQGHLKLADFGTCMRMGANGLVVSSNAVGTPDYISPEVLQSQGVDNEYGRECDWWSVGIFLYEMLVGDTPFYADSLVGTYGKIMDHKNSLNFPAEVEISENAKSLIRAFLTDRTQRLGRHGIDEIKEHPFFQNDTWSFDNIRESVPPVVPELSSDDDTRNFEDIERDDTPEEVFPIPKNFDGNHLPFIGFTYTGDYQLLSHNDTVDAEAKENNINTANHNHRHRPSNSNEIKRLEALLERERNHAETLEKQDKSLRQQLEMITKRETELQNMASEYEKNLAITQHNYKVALQKFEQEIELRKKTEILLAETQKNLDNEQKIRTREMNNNQHHNEKIITLEKQLKEMEENFKNETENSQKLKKQAAEWGLAKQELEAKIAQLQVLIAGLQNQKETLQQEVAELQAQLAQEKNSRSQLKELQKETENKLQTLANDLERAITREQQAYEDNRVLNEKISDLEKAHAGLDFELKAAQGRYQQEVKAHQETEKSRMLSREEANLQEVKALQTKLNEEKSARIKSDQNSQEKERQLSMLSVDYRQIQQRLQKLEGECRQEGEKVSALQSQLDQEYTKKNSLLSDLSLKSSEVAHLKSRENQLQKEVTALRENKRKFEEDMAQLKISLNKEILQKKELQDQLDAEQIFSRLYKAQANEHREEIEERCREIQDLKEERVSLKHQVQVAVARADSEALARSIAEETVADLEKEKTIKELELKDFMTKHRNEIVAKDALLSAAKDNEADFVKKLNQKNSEYDELQQQNKKLQDEMNQIKTTKEEEIFKLKEKWKTESLLKQVAVNKLAEVMNRRDTDLKQQKGKTRSSAELRKKEKEMRRIQQEMQQEREKYNQLLLKFQDLQSQVIEDSHIKQKLQMEIDCKATEIEQLQSKLNETASLSSADNDPEDNQNSSLLSLTQDSVFEGWLSVPNKQNIRRHGWKRQFVVVSSRKIIFYNSEIDKQNTIDPVLILDLSKVFHVRSVTQGDVIRADAKEIPRIFQLLYAGEGEARRPDEQQQLDMSMLRGGTGDERPGSIIHKGHEFVHITYHMPTACEVCPKPLWHMFKPPAAYECKRCRNKIHKEHVDNNDPLAPCKLHHDPHSAREMLLLATTPDEQNLWVSRLSKRIQKCGYKANSSSNNNSNNSDGSKISPRP; encoded by the exons GACTCATGTGCTCGAACAGGAGATGCGTAATCCATATAGTATTTGCAATGTAGACTGCCTGCTAGACACAGTGACCGCTTTGGTAAATGACTGTGATCATGAGTCATTGAAACGCCTGAAAAATATAGAGCAATATGCATCAAAAT ACAAACCTCTTGCACAACAAATATGCCAATTGCGCATGAATGTCGATGATttcgattttattaaaatcattgGTGCCGGTGCCTTTGGTGAAGTACAATTGGTTCGACACAAATCCTCCCGCCAGGTATATGCCATGAAAcgtctatcaaaatttgaaatgatGAAGCGGCCCGATTCGGCATTTTTCTGGGAAGAAAGACACATTATGGCTCATGCCAATTCGGAATGGATTGTCCAATTACATTTTGCCTTTCAAGATACCAAGTATCTGTATATGGTAATGGACTATATGCCCGGTGGTGATATTGTCTCGTTAATGTCCATATATGAAATACCTGAAAAATGGGCCATTTTCTATACCATGGAAGTGGTATTGGCCCTGGACACAATACACAATATGGGATTTGTACATCGTGATGTTAAGCCGGACAATATGCTTTTGGATCGTCAGGGTCATTTGAAATTGGCCGATTTTGGTACATGTATGCGTATGGGTGCCAATGGTCTGGTGGTATCCAGTAATGCTGTAGGAACTCCTGACTACATAAGTCCAGAGGTTCTGCAAAGTCAGGGTGTGGACAATGAATATGGCCGTGAGTGTGATTGGTGGTCCGTTGGTATTTTTCTCTATGAAATGCTGGTGGGTGATACACCTTTCTATGCAGACTCCTTGGTTGGTACTTATGGCAAAATTATGGATCATAAAAACTCCTTGAATTTTCCAGCCGAAGTAGAAATTAGTGAAAATGCCAAAAGTCTGATTAGAGCCTTCCTCACGGATCGTACTCAACGCTTGGGTCGTCATGGCATTGATGAAATCAAAGAGCATCCCTTCTTCCAAAACGATACATGGAGTTTCGATAACATTCGTGAGAGTGTACCACCCGTTGTGCCTGAATTGTCTTCCGATGATGATACCCGTAATTTTGAGGATATAGAAAGAGATGACACGCCCGAAGAGGTGTTTCCAATACCCAAGAATTTCGATGGTAATCATTTGCCTTTTATTGGTTTCACCTATACCGGAGATTATCAATTGCTATCCCACAATGATACTGTGGATGCTGAGGCTAAGGAGAATAACATCAATACAGCCAATCATAATCACCGACATAGACCTTCAAATTCCAATGAAATCAAACGTTTAGAGGCTCTATTGGAGAGAGAACGCAATCATGCCGAGACTTTGGAGAAACAAGACAAATCGTTGAGACAACAATTGGAGATGATAACCAAACGGGAAACGGAGCTGCAAAATATGGCTTCCGAATATGAGAAGAATTTGGCCATAACACAACATAACTATAAAGTAGCTTTACAAAAGTTTGAGCAAGAGATCGAATTGCGTAAGAAAACCGAGATACTCTTGGCTGAGACCCAAAAGAATCTCGATAATGAACAGAAAATTCGAACCAGGGAGATGAATAACAACCAACATCATAATGAGAAGATCATAACGTTAGAGAAGCAGCTGAAAGAAATGGAAGAGAATTTCAAAAATGAAACGGAGAACTCGCAAAAGCTCAAAAAGCAAGCAGCCGAATGGGGTCTTGCCAAGCAGGAATTGGAGGCGAAAATTGCTCAATTGCAAGTGCTGATAGCGGGGTTACAAAATCAAAAGGAGACCCTGCAACAAGAAGTGGCCGAATTGCAAGCCCAATTGGCCCAAGAAAAGAATTCAAGGTCTCAATTGAAGGAGCTACAAAAGGAAACTGAGAATAAACTCCAAACTCTAGCAAATGATTTGGAAAGGGCCATTACCCGGGAACAACAGGCCTACGAAGATAATCGTGTTCTCAATGAAAAGATATCGGATTTGGAAAAAGCCCATGCCGGTTTAGATTTCGAATTAAAAGCAGCTCAAGGTCGTTACCAACAAGAGGTAAAAGCCCATCAAGAAACCGAAAAATCTCGTATGTTAAGCAGAGAAGAAGCCAATCTGCAAGAGGTGAAAGCCCTGCAAACCAAACTCAACGAAGAAAAATCGGCACGCATAAAATCCGATCAAAATTCCCAAGAGAAAGAACGCCAGTTATCTATGCTCTCAGTGGATTATCGACAGATCCAACAACGTTTGCAAAAACTTGAAGGTGAATGTCGGCAAGAAGGTGAAAAAGTCTCCGCTTTGCAATCGCAATTGGATCAGGAgtacacaaagaaaaattctCTGTTATCCGATTTAAGTCTTAAGAGTTCCGAAGTGGCCCACTTAAAGTCACGGGAAAATCAACTGCAAAAGGAAGTCACTGCCTTGAGAGAAAATAAGCGTAAATTCGAGGAGGATATGGCCCAATTAAAAATATCTCTCAATAAGGAAATTctacaaaagaaagaacttcaaGATCAACTCGATGCTGAGCAAATCTTCTCCCGCCTTTACAAAGCCCAGGCAAATGAGCACAGAGAAGAAATCGAAGAACGTTGTCGAGAAATACAAGATCTCAAAGAGGAACGTGTATCGCTTAAGCATCAAGTGCAAGTGGCTGTGGCTAGAGCCGACTCTGAAGCTCTGGCCCGTTCGATAGCTGAAGAAACTGTGGCCGATTTGGAGAAAGAGAAAACCATTAAGGAATTGGAATTGAAAGATTTCATGACCAAGCACCGCAATGAGATAGTCGCTAAGGATGCTTTACTCTCTGCCGCCAAGGATAATGAAGCCGATTTTGTTAAGAAACTAAATCAAAAGAATTCCGAATATGATGAGCTACAGCAACAGAACAAGAAACTTCAAGATGAaatgaatcaaataaaaacaacgAAAGAAGAGGAAATCTTCAAACTCAAAGAGAAATGGAAGACCGAAAGTCTATTGAAGCAGGTGGCTGTTAATAAATTGGCAGAGGTTATGAATAGACGTGATACCGATTTGAAac AACAAAAAGGTAAAACACGTTCATCGGCTGAATTGCGTAAGAAAGAAAAGGAAATGCGTCGCATACAACAAGAGATGCAACAGGAACGTGAGAAATACAATCAATTGTTACTTAAATTCCAAGATCTACAAAGTCAAGTCATTGAAGACAGTCAC ATTAAACAAAAACTCCAAATGGAAATCGATTGTAAAGCAACCGAAATTGAGCAGCTGCAATCAAAACTTAATGAAACCGCCTCATTGTCATCGGCCGACAATGATCCCGAAGATAATCAA AATTCATCTCTGCTTTCACTTACACAGGATTCGGTATTCGAGGGCTGGTTGAGTGTGCCTAATAAACAGAATATCAGACGCCATGGCTGGAAGCGTCAATTTGTTGTGGTATCATCGCGTAAAATTATATTCTACAATTCGGAAATCGACAAACAGAATACCATTGATCCTGTGCTAATATTAGATTTAAG CAAAGTATTTCATGTACGTTCAGTAACTCAGGGTGATGTTATAAGAGCCGATGCCAAAGAGATACCGcgcatatttcaattattataCGCCGGCGAAGGTGAAGCCCGTAGACCCGATGAACAACAACAATTGGATATGAGCATGCTAAGAGGAGGTACAGGAGATGAAAGACCTGGATCGATAATACATAAAG gCCATGAATTTGTGCATATAACCTATCATATGCCAACAGCTTGTGAAGTATGTCCTAAACCCTTGTGGCATATGTTTAAGCCGCCGGCGGCGTATGAATGCAAAAG ATGCCGCAATAAAATCCACAAGGAACATGTCGATAATAATGATCCCTTGGCTCCTTGTAAACTCCATCATGATCCTCATAGTGCCCGAGAAATGTTATTGTTGGCCACAACACCCGATGAACAGAATTTATGGGTATCACGTCTCTCTAAACGTATCCAAAAATGTGGATATAAGGCAAATTCCTCATCTAATAATAATAGCAATAATTCAGATGGTAGTAAAATATCACCAAG GCCCtaa
- the Rok gene encoding rho associated coiled-coil containing protein kinase isoform X4 — translation MDINLYDMLPTRDHILRTHVLEQEMRNPYSICNVDCLLDTVTALVNDCDHESLKRLKNIEQYASKYKPLAQQICQLRMNVDDFDFIKIIGAGAFGEVQLVRHKSSRQVYAMKRLSKFEMMKRPDSAFFWEERHIMAHANSEWIVQLHFAFQDTKYLYMVMDYMPGGDIVSLMSIYEIPEKWAIFYTMEVVLALDTIHNMGFVHRDVKPDNMLLDRQGHLKLADFGTCMRMGANGLVVSSNAVGTPDYISPEVLQSQGVDNEYGRECDWWSVGIFLYEMLVGDTPFYADSLVGTYGKIMDHKNSLNFPAEVEISENAKSLIRAFLTDRTQRLGRHGIDEIKEHPFFQNDTWSFDNIRESVPPVVPELSSDDDTRNFEDIERDDTPEEVFPIPKNFDGNHLPFIGFTYTGDYQLLSHNDTVDAEAKENNINTANHNHRHRPSNSNEIKRLEALLERERNHAETLEKQDKSLRQQLEMITKRETELQNMASEYEKNLAITQHNYKVALQKFEQEIELRKKTEILLAETQKNLDNEQKIRTREMNNNQHHNEKIITLEKQLKEMEENFKNETENSQKLKKQAAEWGLAKQELEAKIAQLQVLIAGLQNQKETLQQEVAELQAQLAQEKNSRSQLKELQKETENKLQTLANDLERAITREQQAYEDNRVLNEKISDLEKAHAGLDFELKAAQGRYQQEVKAHQETEKSRMLSREEANLQEVKALQTKLNEEKSARIKSDQNSQEKERQLSMLSVDYRQIQQRLQKLEGECRQEGEKVSALQSQLDQEYTKKNSLLSDLSLKSSEVAHLKSRENQLQKEVTALRENKRKFEEDMAQLKISLNKEILQKKELQDQLDAEQIFSRLYKAQANEHREEIEERCREIQDLKEERVSLKHQVQVAVARADSEALARSIAEETVADLEKEKTIKELELKDFMTKHRNEIVAKDALLSAAKDNEADFVKKLNQKNSEYDELQQQNKKLQDEMNQIKTTKEEEIFKLKEKWKTESLLKQVAVNKLAEVMNRRDTDLKQQKGKTRSSAELRKKEKEMRRIQQEMQQEREKYNQLLLKFQDLQSQVIEDSHIKQKLQMEIDCKATEIEQLQSKLNETASLSSADNDPEDNQDSVFEGWLSVPNKQNIRRHGWKRQFVVVSSRKIIFYNSEIDKQNTIDPVLILDLSKVFHVRSVTQGDVIRADAKEIPRIFQLLYAGEGEARRPDEQQQLDMSMLRGGTGDERPGSIIHKGHEFVHITYHMPTACEVCPKPLWHMFKPPAAYECKRCRNKIHKEHVDNNDPLAPCKLHHDPHSAREMLLLATTPDEQNLWVSRLSKRIQKCGYKANSSSNNNSNNSDGSKISPSYRRTVSYNPTRPTQRQTYLLDSKPMSRMFLETFF, via the exons GACTCATGTGCTCGAACAGGAGATGCGTAATCCATATAGTATTTGCAATGTAGACTGCCTGCTAGACACAGTGACCGCTTTGGTAAATGACTGTGATCATGAGTCATTGAAACGCCTGAAAAATATAGAGCAATATGCATCAAAAT ACAAACCTCTTGCACAACAAATATGCCAATTGCGCATGAATGTCGATGATttcgattttattaaaatcattgGTGCCGGTGCCTTTGGTGAAGTACAATTGGTTCGACACAAATCCTCCCGCCAGGTATATGCCATGAAAcgtctatcaaaatttgaaatgatGAAGCGGCCCGATTCGGCATTTTTCTGGGAAGAAAGACACATTATGGCTCATGCCAATTCGGAATGGATTGTCCAATTACATTTTGCCTTTCAAGATACCAAGTATCTGTATATGGTAATGGACTATATGCCCGGTGGTGATATTGTCTCGTTAATGTCCATATATGAAATACCTGAAAAATGGGCCATTTTCTATACCATGGAAGTGGTATTGGCCCTGGACACAATACACAATATGGGATTTGTACATCGTGATGTTAAGCCGGACAATATGCTTTTGGATCGTCAGGGTCATTTGAAATTGGCCGATTTTGGTACATGTATGCGTATGGGTGCCAATGGTCTGGTGGTATCCAGTAATGCTGTAGGAACTCCTGACTACATAAGTCCAGAGGTTCTGCAAAGTCAGGGTGTGGACAATGAATATGGCCGTGAGTGTGATTGGTGGTCCGTTGGTATTTTTCTCTATGAAATGCTGGTGGGTGATACACCTTTCTATGCAGACTCCTTGGTTGGTACTTATGGCAAAATTATGGATCATAAAAACTCCTTGAATTTTCCAGCCGAAGTAGAAATTAGTGAAAATGCCAAAAGTCTGATTAGAGCCTTCCTCACGGATCGTACTCAACGCTTGGGTCGTCATGGCATTGATGAAATCAAAGAGCATCCCTTCTTCCAAAACGATACATGGAGTTTCGATAACATTCGTGAGAGTGTACCACCCGTTGTGCCTGAATTGTCTTCCGATGATGATACCCGTAATTTTGAGGATATAGAAAGAGATGACACGCCCGAAGAGGTGTTTCCAATACCCAAGAATTTCGATGGTAATCATTTGCCTTTTATTGGTTTCACCTATACCGGAGATTATCAATTGCTATCCCACAATGATACTGTGGATGCTGAGGCTAAGGAGAATAACATCAATACAGCCAATCATAATCACCGACATAGACCTTCAAATTCCAATGAAATCAAACGTTTAGAGGCTCTATTGGAGAGAGAACGCAATCATGCCGAGACTTTGGAGAAACAAGACAAATCGTTGAGACAACAATTGGAGATGATAACCAAACGGGAAACGGAGCTGCAAAATATGGCTTCCGAATATGAGAAGAATTTGGCCATAACACAACATAACTATAAAGTAGCTTTACAAAAGTTTGAGCAAGAGATCGAATTGCGTAAGAAAACCGAGATACTCTTGGCTGAGACCCAAAAGAATCTCGATAATGAACAGAAAATTCGAACCAGGGAGATGAATAACAACCAACATCATAATGAGAAGATCATAACGTTAGAGAAGCAGCTGAAAGAAATGGAAGAGAATTTCAAAAATGAAACGGAGAACTCGCAAAAGCTCAAAAAGCAAGCAGCCGAATGGGGTCTTGCCAAGCAGGAATTGGAGGCGAAAATTGCTCAATTGCAAGTGCTGATAGCGGGGTTACAAAATCAAAAGGAGACCCTGCAACAAGAAGTGGCCGAATTGCAAGCCCAATTGGCCCAAGAAAAGAATTCAAGGTCTCAATTGAAGGAGCTACAAAAGGAAACTGAGAATAAACTCCAAACTCTAGCAAATGATTTGGAAAGGGCCATTACCCGGGAACAACAGGCCTACGAAGATAATCGTGTTCTCAATGAAAAGATATCGGATTTGGAAAAAGCCCATGCCGGTTTAGATTTCGAATTAAAAGCAGCTCAAGGTCGTTACCAACAAGAGGTAAAAGCCCATCAAGAAACCGAAAAATCTCGTATGTTAAGCAGAGAAGAAGCCAATCTGCAAGAGGTGAAAGCCCTGCAAACCAAACTCAACGAAGAAAAATCGGCACGCATAAAATCCGATCAAAATTCCCAAGAGAAAGAACGCCAGTTATCTATGCTCTCAGTGGATTATCGACAGATCCAACAACGTTTGCAAAAACTTGAAGGTGAATGTCGGCAAGAAGGTGAAAAAGTCTCCGCTTTGCAATCGCAATTGGATCAGGAgtacacaaagaaaaattctCTGTTATCCGATTTAAGTCTTAAGAGTTCCGAAGTGGCCCACTTAAAGTCACGGGAAAATCAACTGCAAAAGGAAGTCACTGCCTTGAGAGAAAATAAGCGTAAATTCGAGGAGGATATGGCCCAATTAAAAATATCTCTCAATAAGGAAATTctacaaaagaaagaacttcaaGATCAACTCGATGCTGAGCAAATCTTCTCCCGCCTTTACAAAGCCCAGGCAAATGAGCACAGAGAAGAAATCGAAGAACGTTGTCGAGAAATACAAGATCTCAAAGAGGAACGTGTATCGCTTAAGCATCAAGTGCAAGTGGCTGTGGCTAGAGCCGACTCTGAAGCTCTGGCCCGTTCGATAGCTGAAGAAACTGTGGCCGATTTGGAGAAAGAGAAAACCATTAAGGAATTGGAATTGAAAGATTTCATGACCAAGCACCGCAATGAGATAGTCGCTAAGGATGCTTTACTCTCTGCCGCCAAGGATAATGAAGCCGATTTTGTTAAGAAACTAAATCAAAAGAATTCCGAATATGATGAGCTACAGCAACAGAACAAGAAACTTCAAGATGAaatgaatcaaataaaaacaacgAAAGAAGAGGAAATCTTCAAACTCAAAGAGAAATGGAAGACCGAAAGTCTATTGAAGCAGGTGGCTGTTAATAAATTGGCAGAGGTTATGAATAGACGTGATACCGATTTGAAac AACAAAAAGGTAAAACACGTTCATCGGCTGAATTGCGTAAGAAAGAAAAGGAAATGCGTCGCATACAACAAGAGATGCAACAGGAACGTGAGAAATACAATCAATTGTTACTTAAATTCCAAGATCTACAAAGTCAAGTCATTGAAGACAGTCAC ATTAAACAAAAACTCCAAATGGAAATCGATTGTAAAGCAACCGAAATTGAGCAGCTGCAATCAAAACTTAATGAAACCGCCTCATTGTCATCGGCCGACAATGATCCCGAAGATAATCAA GATTCGGTATTCGAGGGCTGGTTGAGTGTGCCTAATAAACAGAATATCAGACGCCATGGCTGGAAGCGTCAATTTGTTGTGGTATCATCGCGTAAAATTATATTCTACAATTCGGAAATCGACAAACAGAATACCATTGATCCTGTGCTAATATTAGATTTAAG CAAAGTATTTCATGTACGTTCAGTAACTCAGGGTGATGTTATAAGAGCCGATGCCAAAGAGATACCGcgcatatttcaattattataCGCCGGCGAAGGTGAAGCCCGTAGACCCGATGAACAACAACAATTGGATATGAGCATGCTAAGAGGAGGTACAGGAGATGAAAGACCTGGATCGATAATACATAAAG gCCATGAATTTGTGCATATAACCTATCATATGCCAACAGCTTGTGAAGTATGTCCTAAACCCTTGTGGCATATGTTTAAGCCGCCGGCGGCGTATGAATGCAAAAG ATGCCGCAATAAAATCCACAAGGAACATGTCGATAATAATGATCCCTTGGCTCCTTGTAAACTCCATCATGATCCTCATAGTGCCCGAGAAATGTTATTGTTGGCCACAACACCCGATGAACAGAATTTATGGGTATCACGTCTCTCTAAACGTATCCAAAAATGTGGATATAAGGCAAATTCCTCATCTAATAATAATAGCAATAATTCAGATGGTAGTAAAATATCACCAAG ttacagGAGAACAGTGTCTTACAATCCTACTAGACCAACGCAGAGGCAAACTTATCTTTTGGATTCCAAACCAATGTCTAGAATGTTTTTGGAAACAttcttttga